TTTCGTAAAACCTTGATATTTGTGCCATAGTGCAAATAAGATACTTACATTTTCATGATGTTTGTCGAGCAGTCAGTTCTTTGGCTGTGAGGTTTTTAAAGAAGTGTTcaaaaaaagatgtaaaatcAGGAACTAACATAAAAGCCACAATGAGTGTGAAAATGACCAGAAGTGACTGTAAACACTGCCACCTTTTTTCTAATCACCATCTCTGCAACACAGAACATGCTGTAAACATTTGTATTCACACCACATTAATGACTtgtatttggttttgtttggtttggttttttgcaAACAATGAATAACTGCCTGAAGTGCAGAGTGATGACTTGATCtttaaataagagaaaaatccaaacaaactatttcagcaaataaatattctgcaatatatCTATTAATCTTGACAAAAACTGAACTCATTTATCACTCTGTCCTTCATGGATTTGGTGGTATTAACACAAATTGACGCTAGGAGGCAGTGTTTTCATCTTTAAGTATTGACTCATTAattttcctttgcttttttatttgtgtaaacAACTCTAACTGTATATCTGGTACTTGATCCGGTGACTTCTCCCactattagtttatatttttagaGCCtggaaatgattgaaatgatgAATAAGATTATGAGAGGACGATACAGCTCATAAAAGCGTTTATTCCTCTCGAGTTATGTGAATCAAATAACATGCACTGAGCCGGTAAGAGGTCATTACATCATCTgtatggtgatgatgatgatggagatgATGTTGTGTCTGTGATAAAGGTGCACTTCAACACTGCCGGAGACAGGCTGAGCTGCTTCTGTTGAGTTTGTGTCTATGAAATGCAACATCAGCGATTATATTAATAAATGGATGAAAGAGCTGAGCAGAACAGTCTCTGTGCATTACAGCTTTCAGTGACTCAGTCAGGTGTGACTGTCTCCATCGAGACATCTGACAGCCAGGCTTCCTGCTACCAGTGTTGGGTGTAATGCGTTactaagtaacgcgttactgtaattaaattacttttccactgaaaaagtaattactgttcatttttaggtattttaattacagttacttacaatgtactagcgttacattgtaaaataattaaactcgctgaatatcattatttaatttcaataatttatcttctaaacgtaGAAGTAAACTCTGCCGCTTTAACATCGCTGTAGTGCAGGTGCAAGTCCTTTCGCGCCAGTTTGCTGCATAGTCGTATTCTAAAGTGGAAGATGTCGGACTCGGCTGAAGCCAGTGGCTGTTTTATGAAATGGACATACTCTTCActtttctgaaacaagcagacaGAATATTACAGTAATATGTAAGCTATGTGCTGGGCAGAAAAAACTATCGGCCGCTGTTAATAGCACAAGTAATCTACTGACGCGCCTGACACGAGAGCATAGATGAACACTTCTGAGTGATCCTTGTTCATCATCCATGGATAACACCGCGGCAACTCCTGCTAAGCAGGCAAAACTTCATTttacttcagcagcacagaaagcgtctgaaggtgagcttaaaaaatgattgcagGCTACATTGTGGAAGACATGCTACCGCTGCGTACTGTAGAGTCTCCGTCTTTAAAAAAgatgtaattattattaaaagagtttaatttctattgtttgtCCACTCAAGGTTTATAGGGattttaagaagtatttagTTAAATTACTTATTTAATAATTAAGTTACTTATCTGACACAGTAATTagataagtattttaaatacaatattgactaagtaattagtaattagtaattagttacttttttaaagtaacttagcCAACACTGCCTGCTACACCCACTGCTAATGACAGACAACGTAATCATCTAAATGTCATTTTCACAACAAAAATCAAACTATTGTCATGATTTATGGATTCTGTTTGATCACACCTGCTCTTCTCTCACCTGTTATCAGCAGAATGCTCTCAGCAGAAAAGAAAACCCACCAATCAATTCAGGACACCTGCAGCAACTGTGGCTGCTCCAAAAGGATCCACACACAGACCACAATACTCAAGATGATTAGACAAACAAGAtggtgtggaattacagggattattttatataaccatcatctttgtcattgcattaattatcatttcatcaaagtgtttattgaagctattgaagctgctggcattatgttataatttatattataggggttatcataatcaaatattaacatttttattacaggtgcagttataactactttaaaatgattgagttaaatatatatgtatcataactcatatgctgagtatattgttacagtaaaatagtagctgagcaaaggcctgaatgtattcagcttcttgtggtatttgagtttgcttagttacaggtgacggaaggatgtccagtccatggtgacctcaaaagccttaggtcatcaccatattcggaagagtatgccacaaggaggaacctctatgttgcatttaattcttaaaatacatgaatgttctgtacatgcaaattatgtgtttgtaagcgcaagaaggggcgttacaataccctgatgttataaaagcaatctagagtgtattttgggtagagatgtacaactgttttgcagtttgcacctctccacgctgcgtgcattaaaatcaattgtttgaacggccttttctggactatcattgttttactctcatcctcaatttcgaacccgtaacaatgGTAAAATGACTGGTTTTTATccagcacttttctactctatctgagcactccAAGAGCTTTATACAACTGGTCTCATTCACCTATTCATACAAGAAGTTTTTTTATATACCTTTTTTGTGCAAATGTTTTCTGTCTATCATTCACATCCTGAATGCATTGCAGAGCAACTcagggttagtatcttgcccaagtcTGCATGGAGCCTGGAGCAGCCAGTCTGCAATCACAaaccttccgattagtagatgacctatGCTACCTCCTGAACTACAGCCACAGATGGAGAAGTTACACCTGTTGATTCACGCTGGAGACGTTGAGCTATAATAATGTGATTTAGCTAtcaaaatataatattattttttattctttttaagtcTAAGCTTTCGACAGAAGGAAGCTGTAAGATCATCACCTGCAGCGGTAACTACTGACTGATGCTGTGATGCAGGATGACCATGGCAGGACTGCCAGCTTATTCAGTCTGAAACAGCTGCAATAGCACTTCTTCATCCATTAACTTTTTATGTTTGCAGCCTAGTAGTTTGcttgtatttttattacttCATCTGCAGACTTTCAGATCTGTCATCTTTTTTTGGCTTTAACAATAGCTTTAAAGTCAGGTTCAGTATCTGAGGTGGAAATGAAAAGGATGATGGACAGGTAGATGATCGTCACTGAGAGAGGATCTGAGTCTGGATGTGTTAAACTTCATCactgaaaatgtttatttacaaatgAAGATTGATCCTAACCAAGATCTTCGCTTTTAGCATCTGAATAAGAATGTAGCTAAAACAAACAGCTACTTTCTCATGAAAGCGTTCATCAGGTTGTCAATTCATGTGCAAGTAGACTTTGGTTAGGTACATATTTCCCTTGCTGCGCTTCCTCAGTCAAGGTTTTATCTTTATCTGTGCATTTAGTCTCATAATGGAGATTCAAACTGGAAGATCCAGCAATtaatttttgttctttgtcGGGACATGAGCCTGAGGCCTCCACGCTGAGCACCGTTTATGCAATCTATGTGACTGCTGCTGTACTGTCAAAGGGACATCATGGGCTTTCTGCTAAGACCACATTTGCAGGGGCTGGGCTAACAGAGGATCTGGACTTTCTTTAAAAATTATGAAATTGCAGCTTCTACATGTTATGGCCACATGAGACGTAactgatcctttttttttcagatattaTCACGCTGTTGCTCACTCTGTTGAGACTTCATATTTGAAAATATGAGACCTCATATTTTCAACCAGTGTTTCCTCTTTTACTCTGTCaatatatataattaataatacatttacTAAACATACTACTATACATGGTTATCCATGGAAAACATTTAACATGGTATAAAATGAAAACTGTTGAGCAGTTCAATTTATTCATTTGTTGTGGTAATATTGGTGGTACAAGGTTCAGCTGTGCATGAATGACATTCAGGTGACAGGATATCTTACTCTAAACATTTAGTGCAATAAACTTGGTTGATTAGGAAATAATCAGGCAATCATGTGTGAGAAACATAAATGCTGATAACAGGGCAAATGTACAGGACACTAATATGTGGCAGGTCTCACAAGGCAGCTCAACTATTCAAGGTCTTTCTCTTAAACATAGAAAAGAGCAGCTGTGTAGATCATTAATGTCTCTATTTTCTAAACAGTGCTGTTAAAAGCTTATGTAACCTACTGATAAACATTAAATGCAAAATGAACATAttatcaaaaaagaaaacaaagaaaaaaactataGCCTGTGaagtttaatataaatttacatTATCAACAAACAGGATTATAGTCAGTATCAAAGCTTTAGGAAGCGTTTTCTACTGGATTTGCTCAATCCCACTAAATTGAGCAGGTCCAGCACCCTTTGATGAAAACTGATGAATAAGCGCTCAGTGGCTATTAAATGCATTCAATAAAGAGAAGTGTGACTGAGAATTATTTATctagaaacacaaaataaaacaaaattagatagatagatagatcgatAGATCGATAGAGCAATCCTGAAGGATCAGTGAAGGTCACTTTGGAGCTGTGTTAATGACATCATACTCTGAAGAGCTGACATTTCTACGATTCAGTGACATGTAAGTTCTGTCCTCTTCTTGTGGCTTCACATTCTTTTGTACTTTACTACAAGAATACAAAACAAttattgaaaaatattttatggaAACATCTGCAGGACTTTTAGTTTTAATCAACAACCAGTTTTAAAACATACCAAAGGAAAGCTGCACAGATCACACTGATACtgaaaaacacaccagcaaggaCCCAAGGAAGGACTCCACTGTAAAATCCACAATGTGTTTCACAATCTGCCATGAAAAATGATACCATGCACATATTATACCTGCTCAAGTTATGcttaaacttttaaatattttaattgtgtgatACATACACTGAACAACAAGGTGAGTCAGGTTAGAATGTCCAACTCCGATCTGATTTTCAGCCTTGCAGAAAAATCTTCGTCTGTCTCTGGAGACTTTAATATTTAAACTCATTCCTGTCCCAATAAAAGTCTCCTGGTCTCCATCAGCTCTGTACCAGGTGTAGTTTTCTACTGCTGGGTTGGCATTACTGCTGCAGGTCAGACTCACATTGCTGTTCTCTGGTACTGGACAAGAGGGACTGACTGAAATTTGTACATCTTTGGGTGAATCTAAAAATGAGTATAATGATAATTTGTTAAATGTAACATTATGTAAATCACACATCACAGCTTCTTTTGCACTTTAACGGAACTATTAATAGATCATCATATTACAGACCACAAAGCCAAATGTCAAAAGTAAAACGTTTCTGCTATTCTACTTTCTTGTTCGAGCTTCAGAGGGAATCTGAAAGTTCCGACAAGCTCGTGTTAAATTAGAAACATGATAATGTGAGAAAATGTTATCATAGGATGTAAATGAAAAActgctgtttaaaataaaaacgaCTGTGCAACATGACTCACTAAatatagttttgttttattgtcagtTTTGAAGACATCCTAAAGTAAAAAACAGAGCTAACAAAAGAAAGActtaaatcattaaataatcattaaattcaaacttgaaaagccttcattatattttataaatctCAAAGACATTGTTATGGcatactaataaaataactgtaactGACTaatcattttgtgtaatttaatccattaaaaaaaaagtaaatcattACGATTTCAGTTtagaagagaaaaaataaactcacatGAAATATCAGCGGCTAAACTTGTTTCAGCAGTGACATCAGTGCTACCACGATTGTTCTTGTAGACAGCAGTGCAGGAGATTTTATTTCCATGATGGAGGTGAGAAGCAGTGAAATTCATAACAGAGGTCTTGACTTTAGTTTTGTCCTGATTCTCCTGCAGTGTCTCCTGACTCTGACCCAGGTTAGGGGTCCATGTCAGAGCTGGAGGATGAGACCAACATGGAGCTGGAGCAGAGCACGTCAGACTCACTGAGgttccctcctccacctccagtgTGGATGGAGTCAGAGTCGGTGAAGGAGGATCATCTGGTGGGAAGACATATTTTAACCAGTCACTAAACAAATGAGCAGTAATTCACTTCAGTTTTTTATGTGCTGTGCAAAATTCAGTAAATTCACAATGTCAAAGTCAAAGCAGCTTGACTAGTGTCGTTTATTCATATGAATTGTCTTTATAAGGATATAAAAACTTACCTTTTACTGAAATATCCACACCAGCttgtgaaaaagtgattttcAGTGCATTATCACACTCCAGTCTGAAGTAATATTTAGTACTTTGAAGAAGACTTGCATCATTGAAAGTTGTGGTGCAGTCTTTCTTTGTTAGATCTCCTGTCATGTCTTTAGTTGGCtttagttttgcattttcaCCACTAATTGGAAGTGAATCACTCCAATATGCTTTACATGTATGATCTAAGTTTTTTTCATGGTCGCTGTTTACATCAAAGGAGCAGGGGATGGTCACACAGGCTCCTCTCAAGACATTTATATTCTGTGGCATATTGATGGCCCACTTTTCACACAGAGCACCTGAAACACAACACgataatgaaaaacaacaataacaacaaaaacccaaacagttTTATCTCTTCCTTCTGCACATTTATCATGTTACAACGACTCAGTATTAAATTCAGATACTAATACAAAACACTTTTACTGTTAAATATCTCATAAATAAAAAGCCTTGGTAGTTTACTGCACATTGATCTTGAATAGTGATGTCAGATAATTTGAtaagtaaatgttttaaattaacaacagtgtgttattattattatcatcaacTTTAATCATCTTTATGTAATGCACATGTCCAGCCCCCCCGCCCCAACAAGcaacagagaacgggggtgtgtgaaatggtaaatggcctgtatttgtatagcactttactagtccctaaggaccccaaagcgctttacacatccagtcatccacccattcacacagtggtgatggcaagctacattgtagccacagccaccctggggcgcactgacagaggcgaggctgccggacactggcgccaccgggccctctgaccaccaccagtaggcaacgggtgaagtgtcttgcccaaggacacaacaaccgagactgtccaagccggggctcgaaccggcaaccttccgattacaagacaaactcccaactcttgagccatgatcgcccctgaagactccaaacctccctccacccgttcatatgtagtgttgatgcatgtgtgttcgaaggtgcatttaaaacccaggagggcatggag
This sequence is a window from Oreochromis aureus strain Israel breed Guangdong linkage group 11, ZZ_aureus, whole genome shotgun sequence. Protein-coding genes within it:
- the LOC116321462 gene encoding B-cell receptor CD22-like isoform X1, whose protein sequence is MTITTSSNDSLKLHSVATKMAGTLTFLLVCSLLQGALCEKWAINMPQNINVLRGACVTIPCSFDVNSDHEKNLDHTCKAYWSDSLPISGENAKLKPTKDMTGDLTKKDCTTTFNDASLLQSTKYYFRLECDNALKITFSQAGVDISVKDDPPSPTLTPSTLEVEEGTSVSLTCSAPAPCWSHPPALTWTPNLGQSQETLQENQDKTKVKTSVMNFTASHLHHGNKISCTAVYKNNRGSTDVTAETSLAADISYSPKDVQISVSPSCPVPENSNVSLTCSSNANPAVENYTWYRADGDQETFIGTGMSLNIKVSRDRRRFFCKAENQIGVGHSNLTHLVVQYCETHCGFYSGVLPWVLAGVFFSISVICAAFLCKVQKNVKPQEEDRTYMSLNRRNVSSSEYDVINTAPK
- the LOC116321462 gene encoding myelin-associated glycoprotein-like isoform X2 gives rise to the protein MPQNINVLRGACVTIPCSFDVNSDHEKNLDHTCKAYWSDSLPISGENAKLKPTKDMTGDLTKKDCTTTFNDASLLQSTKYYFRLECDNALKITFSQAGVDISVKDDPPSPTLTPSTLEVEEGTSVSLTCSAPAPCWSHPPALTWTPNLGQSQETLQENQDKTKVKTSVMNFTASHLHHGNKISCTAVYKNNRGSTDVTAETSLAADISYSPKDVQISVSPSCPVPENSNVSLTCSSNANPAVENYTWYRADGDQETFIGTGMSLNIKVSRDRRRFFCKAENQIGVGHSNLTHLVVQYCETHCGFYSGVLPWVLAGVFFSISVICAAFLCKVQKNVKPQEEDRTYMSLNRRNVSSSEYDVINTAPK